GCGCTCGGCGACGAGCCAGATCATCGGGGCCGGTGACGGCGACCCGGTCTTGGTCGGGGTGCTCACTGGATGACCTCCTTGAAGATCTGGGCGAGAGAGGGATGCTTGGGGGCGAAGCTGGCGACATCGCCGCGTTCCACGGCGGTGCGCAGCACGCGCTGGGCTGTGTCGGGTCCGTCGGCGTCGAACAGGGCGTAGCCGCCCTCGAAGTCGACCACGGTGACGCCCGGCTCGCCGCGCAGCCACCCGGCATCGCCGGCGGAGACGAGCTCGTATCGGCTGCCCGCATGCTCGGCGCGCAGCGCGTCGCGCGAGCCCGAGGCGCGGATGGTGCCGCCGGCGAGGATCACGAGGTCGTCGCACAGGCGCTCGACGACATCGAGCTGGTGGGAGGAGAAGAGGATCGACGCGCCTTTCGCGGCGGAGGACTGCAGCACCGAGGCGACGACGTCGACCGCGAGCGGGTCGAGGCCCGAGAACGGCTCGTCGAGGATCAGCACCTCGGGGTCGTGCACGAGCGCTGCGGCGATCTGCGCGCGCTGCTGGTTGCCGAGCGAGAGCGACTCGATCGTGTCGCCGAGCCGTTCCTCGAGTCCCAGCTCGGTGAGCAGTGCGGTCGCGCGGGTGGTGGCATCCGGCTTGCTGAATCCGTGCAGGCGGGCGAGGTAGACGATCTGCTCGAGCACCTTCATCTTGGGGTACAGACCGCGTTCTTCGGGCATGTACCCGAAGTGTCGGCGGTCCGCGCTGGTGAGCTTTCGGCCGTCGAGCTCGACGGTGCCTCCGTCGGAGTTGAGCAGACCCAGCACGATGCGCATGGTCGTCGTCTTGCCCGCGCCGTTGCCGCCGACGAACCCGGTGAGGCGTCCTGGCGTCACCCCGAAGGAGATGTCGTCGAGCACGCGCCGAGAGCCGTAGCTCTTGGTGATGCCCGTGAGGAGGAGGTTTCCTGTGGTCACTTCGATGTACTCCGTTCGCTCGGTGCAACACGTGTTCGCTCAGTGCATCGCGTGGTTCGCTCAGTGCATCGCATGCCTTCACGCTAGGGCGAGGTGTGCTGCGGCGGCATCCCCCGTACGGCGGATCTCTGCGACGCACCGACCCCTGGGCGGACCCGGCCGGGGTCCGCCGTGCGGGGGAGTGGCCCCACGACTCCAGACGAGGGGGAGTGCCTCAGCGGAGGAAGAGGAACGAGAAGATGCCGATCGCGAAGGGTGCCGCGGTCGCGATGAACACCACCCCGACGATGATGCCGACGACCAGCCATGGGCTGCGGCGCTTCAATCGCCGGCCCGGAGGGGCGACGCCGGGCGGGGGCGGGGTGAGAACTCCTGCGGGGGCGGCGAACGGAAGCGGCTGACCCGAGGGCGACGGCTCGTGCGAGGGCTCGGGCGAGGGCGCGGCCATCGACGGCGGCGTGGGCTGCGGCTGCGGAGTCGCGAGCCGGAGGCGGTCGTCGCGCCAGCGCGCCCACTGATCGAGCTTGCTGAGAAGAGCCCCGACCGCGCCGAACAGCCACGCCCAGGTCGCCGGATCGAGGGTCGACACCTCTCGGCGCGCGTAGAGGAACAGCCAGTCGTCGACGATCTCGACATCGAGCTGCGCGGCATGGTCGATGAAGCGCGCCATCACATCGGGGGTGAAGAGGTACAGCGCATCCGTCTCGTACCCCGTCGGGCAGTAGAGGGAGAAGAATCTGTCGAAGTCCCCCTCGAGCGACAGCCGCTGCGTGCGGCTGAACGCGGCGGTCATCGAGCTGCCGAGAGTGTTGTTGCCGAGAGCGTCGAGCACGATGTTCGGCAGCGGCACGTCGAGCTTGACGGCCACGTACCCCCAGCGGTGGACCTGGGACTGCTTGCCGTTGCTCGTCGTGTACTGGTAGTTGCCGAACTCGACGAAGCGAGGTGCGACCCCGCGCAGCACATCGGTGGACATGCGGCTCGATCCGTTCGAGAAGATCATGCCGGGCAGCGGCGGCGCGTCGATCCTCTCGATGTAGGTCAGAGCGTTCGCACCGGCGAAGCGGGCGAGGCGGAAGCGGGTGATGTTGCGCGTGCGGATGCCGCGACGCACGAGCGCGACGAGTCCAACGATGATCCCCGCGAGCAGCAGCAGGGCGATCGCACCACCCACGGCGATGCCGACGTCGCCGCCGATCACATATCCCAACCCCATCACGAAGACGCCGATCACCGGAACCACGCACAGCAGCGCGATGATCGCGAACACCCAGGCGATGATCTGCCCGACGGAGGTGGGGTTCGCCGCACGATGCGCGCGGACGAACGCGTCCAGCTCGACCGGATTCACCGGATCGATCAGCGCACGCGCGTCGAAGTGGCCGGCGGGTACACGGGCGGCGGGGCCGGGTACGGAGCCGGGCGCAGAGCCGGATGCGGGGGCGGTCACGCGTCCACGCTAGTCGAGCCGATGCCGCGGGGTCTCAGCTGCACGCCTCAGCCGCCGTCGCGCGAGCGGCGCCGCCCGGCGTGCAGTGCGGTGCGCACCACCAGGCCGGCGACGAGCGCCCAGAACGCCGCACTCACGCTCAGCAGCGAGATCCCGGAGGCGGCGACCAGAAAGGTCACGACGGCGGGGATGCGCTCTCCCGGATCGTCGATCGCCTGCTGCACCGACGACCCGAACGCGGCGAACAGCGCGAGTCCGGCCACCGCGGGGATCACTGCCTCGGGGGCGAGGAGCACCAGCGCGGCGAACGCGGCGGAGAAGCCGCCGAGCACGAGGTAGGAGATGCCCGTCGAGACGCCCGCCACCCAGCGGCGCTTCGGATCGGGGTCGGCATCGGGCGAGGCGGCGAGTGCCGCGCTGATCGCCGCGAGATTGATGGCATGTCCGCCGGCCGTCGCTCCCAGAGCCGTGCCGATGCCGGTGACGAGCATCGCCGGGCGCCAGGGCACCTCGTAGTCGAAGCTGCGCATGATGGCGATGCCCGGCACGTTCTGCGAGGCCATCGTGACGATGAACAGCGGAAGGGCGACCCCGATCAGCGCCCCGAGGGTGACGGTGGGGGCGGTGAGCTCGAGGCGAGGGATCAGCAGCCCCGCATCGACGGGGGCACCCGCCCGGATCAGCGAGACGGCGACCACCACCGCCGCGGCGACGAACGCGAGCGGAACCGCCCAGCGCGGCGCGAGACGGGCGACGATCAGCCAGGTGACGACGACCGGCACCACACCCCACGGGTTGGCGACGAGCCCGGTGATCGGCGCGAGGCACAGCGGCAGCAGCACGCCGGCGAGCATCGCCTGGGCGATCGACGGCGGGATGCGCGCGATCAGCGCCCCCAGCGCGGGCCACAGGGCGGTGAGCAGGATGAGTGCGGCGGTGACGAGAAAGGCTCCGACGGCTGCCGACCAGCCCCCGTCGACGACGCCGGTCGCGGCGAGCAGCGCCGCCCCCGGGGTCGACCAGGCGACCGTGATCGGCATCCGGTATCGCCAGGCGAGCACCACGCACGCCAGGCCCATCGTGAGGCTGACTGCGAGGAGTCCGCTCGCGGCCTGCGCCGGCGATGCGCCGACCGCGCCGAGACCGGTGAGCACGACCGCGAACGAGCTCGTGAAGCCCACCAGCGCGGTGACGACTCCGGCCATGATCGGGCGCGAGAGGGGTGCGGCGGTCTGCATGCTCCGAGAGTATCGGGGTGCCGCGGGGGTCCGGAGGCGCTGCGTCGGCAGCGATCTACGCGAGTCCGAGGCGGTGCGCGAGCACGACGGCCTGCACGCGGTCGCGGGCGCCGAGCTTCTGCAGGATGCGCGACACGTGGGTCTTCACGGTCGCCTCGCCGATGAAGAGGGCGCTCGCGATCTCGGCGTTGCTGCGCGCATCGGCGAGCAGCACGAGCACCTCGGACTCGCGCTCGGTGAGGGGTTCGACGAGGGGCACCGGAGCGGGTGCCGCAGTGCGAGCGGGGGATGCGGGTCGAGCGGGCGCCGCGGCCGTGGTGAAGCGCGCGAGAACGCGGCGGGTGACCTCGGGGGCGAGCATCCCGTCGCCGGCGGCCAGGGCGCGCACCGCGGCGATGAGGTCTTCGGCGCCGGCGTTCTTGAGCAGGAAGCCGCTGGCCCCGGCATCCAGCGCCTGGTACAGGTAGTCGTCGCGGTCGAAGGTGGTGATGATCGCGATGGCCGCAGAGACCTCGCGGTCGGCGACAATCTGGCGGGTCGCCTCGATGCCGTCCATGTCGGGCATCTGCACGTCCATCGTGATCACGTCGGGGCGCAGAGCGGATGCCTGGGCGACCGCCTCAGCCCCCGTCGCTGCCTCGCCCACCACGGTGATGTCGGGCTGGGTGCCGAGGATCGTGCGGAACCCCGCGCGCAGCATCGCGTGGTCGTCGACGAGGAGCACGCGAATAGGGGGCGTGGACGTGGTCATGAGGCGGTGCTCGTCTCTGTCAGAGGCACCCGCGCTCGCACGCGCATCCCGCCCGAGGGGCGAGGGGTGACCTCGAGCGTGCCGCCGGATGCCGCCGCCCGCTCGCGCATGCCGAGCTGTCCCAGCCCGGGGCGCAGCACCGCCATGGCGCGACCGGTGTTGACGACCTCGACCTCGACGCCCTCGTCGTCGTAGCGGACGCGCACATCGGCGATGGCGCCCGCTCCGGCGTGCCGACGAGCGTTCGTCAGCGACTCCTGCGTGATCCGGTACAGGTTGACGGCGACGACCGAGGGCACCGGCACCGGTTCGCCGATCACCGCGTAGTCGGTGGGCAGCCCCGCCTCGGTGGACGCTTCGACGAGCGAGCGGATGTCGTCGAGGGTCACGGTCGACGCGGCATCCGGCGTCTCGCTGCCCGGGGAGCGCAGGGTCTCGAGCAGGTGCCGCAGCTCGTGGATGGCATCGCGCGCCGACCCCTCGATGCCGGTCAGGATGCTCTTGGACTTCTCCGGATCCTGGTCGATCACCAGACGAGCGGCTCCCGCCTGCACGCCCATGACCGACACGTGATGCGCGACCACGTCATGCAGTTCGCGGGCGATGCGCACGCGATCGAGGGCGACGGCTTGCGCGGCGGTCACCTCGCGCTCCCGCTCGAGCTCGGCCGTGCGGTGCTCGAGCGCCTGGCGCTCCTGCGCCGCGTGCCACGAGCGCTCGCCGAAGTAGTACGCGCCGCCGAAGTAGAGCACGTTCAGCAGCAGCTGGATGAGCATGAAGGCCAGGTAGGGCGAGAGCAGACCGGCGGCGACCTCGGCCTTGTCGGCCTCTTCTATCGCCTGGCGGTACATCGTGATGAGGAGCCAGACGAACATGCCGACGATGATCGAGACGCGCACGATCATCGCGGCTCTGCGGTTGTTCATCCACGCGCCCACCGTGTACAGCGACACGAACATCGCGATGTTGCCGACGTAGATCTCGGGCACCTGGAACGAGATCGCGAGGAAATACGCGACGCAGACGGTCACCGCCACCGGGCCCGGCCAGCGCCGCCGCACCGCGAGCGGCGCGGTGACGGCCACCGCGTACACGAGCGCCGTCCACGGCTCCGCCCGGGTGTCGCCGTACATGTCTGCGACCGTCGAGAGCGCGGCGCTCAGCACCGCGCCGACGAACATCACCGCGGCGAGCACGAGATCTCCGCGCTGCTCACGGATGCTGGGGATGCGGGTGAACGGCGCGGCGGGCATTCCCCCACCGTAGAGCTGAGACGGATGCGGCGGCATCCCCCGCACGGGGGACCGGGCGGGCGGGCGGCGCCGGGCGATGCATGCGCGACGCGACACGACGACCGGCAACCGCACGGGTCTCGTGAAGCGTTCCGCGGCGGGAGCGGTCTCGACGGCCGCCTACACGTACCCGGCCGCGGGCGGGGATCGTCCGCACGCGGTGAGCACCGTGACCGGTCCGGCCGGAGTCGGTCCCGGCTCGTACACGTATGACGCGGCGGGCAACATGACCGGTCGCCCCGGGCAGACGATCACGTTCAATGATGTCGGCAAGGTGTCGAAGGTCGTCGCTGGTGCGGTGACGCAGAACACGGTCTACAACGTCGATGGCAGCATCCTGCTGCGGACGAACACGAGTGAGGGTGCGACGTTGTTCGTCGGCGACACGGTGTTGTCGCAGGCGAGTGGGTCGGCGGTGGTTGCGGGGGTGCGGACGTACTCTGGTGCGGAGGGCAAGCCGATCGCGGAGAAGTCGGCGAAGTCCGGGACGACGGGGACGACGTTGACGTGGTTGTTCTCGAATCTGGAGGGGACGGTGGACGTGCGGACGGTGGCGACTGCGGCGGGTACGACCACGCGCACGTTCCGTGATCCGTATGGTGCTCCGATCGGGTCGTCGGGTGTGTGGTCGAGCGGCACCGGGTATATGAACAAGCCGGTGACCGCGTCGACGGGTCTGACCACGGTGGGTGCACGCACGTACGATCCGGTGCTGGGGAAGTTCCTGTCCGTGGATCCGGTGATCGACACGAACCTCCCGCAGCAGAACACCGGCTACACGTACTCGGGGAACAACCCGACCACGTACATGGACCCGACCGGGCTCCGACTCGATCAGGGATGCGGGTGGGGCGTCAACTGCACTCGCGGGGGACAGAAGAAGGTTGACAAGCCCAATCCCTGGACGGGGGCCGGCCCATTCAGCGATAAGAAGACGCACACGACCACGAAGCCGCACGGATCCACCAAACCGCCGAGCTTGATCAGCACGCTCAACTCAAAGCCGCCAGCCAAAAGCTGGGTTCCGAAGTCGCAACCCTCCTGGGGGCCACTGGTGTCGTTTGTACCGGAGTATCAGATGCCCCGGCCCGAAAATGACATTGGGGTGAGTGCGTGTTTTGGCTTTTGCGGAGGGCTATCCTATGGCTCGAAGAGCGGGTGGAGTTGGTCGGCAGGTTTGGGGTTGAAGGCAGAACTGACTGTCAGTACGGGTGTGACTGTACAAGAAAGTTCACCGCTATTCGTGGTGGGGGAATGCTCCGCAACAGCGGCCGTCGGAGCGACCGCCCACCTGGGGGTTGGGATTGCGGATCAGCAAGTAGGGTCAGGCGGGTTGCGACTTGCCGGGAGCTCCGGCGGCGGAATCAAGTACGGCTTCGGAGGCGGTTGTGGAATTATGATCATGGGGAATTTCTAAGAAGGAGATCGCTATCTCGATTCAAAGCAATATTGGAGTTATTGTGGTCTTGGTTGGCCTATTGGCGATTGGTTTTCATCGACTAATTCCGAAGATAATTCATGCCGGTTTAAGAATCTTCCTCGGCGAGCCGGTCGCTGATGACGCAGTCAGACCGGGTTCTTCGTCAATTCACGCTCTGATGGTTGGCGTAGGGTTTGTGGTATTTGGCATATTTATGATCATTTCTGGATTGAGTTAAAGACCGACTCGGTAAACAAGTCTGAGGTGGCGTGTGCTGCGTTGGTTTTCGTGGTTCGCTTATGAGTATTTGAGCGGCCCATACTTGGTTGAAGAATATTGAGGTGTCATTGAGAAAAAGTCTGGGGTGGGGGCTGTTTCTGGTACTCAGAGGGATCTTTCTGTGGGTATTGATATTGTTTGCAACAATTGCGTGGCTTCTGGTTCACTCTTGGGCGCAGAGGGCATCACTCGGTCAGGCGATCTGCTGGTACGATGAAACTTTTAATCTCGTGCTCGTTAAAGGGCTGCTGCGACCGTTCATCGGAAAAGAAGTCGCCGCCAAATTTTTAGGGCTCTCGAACATGGGGGCCGTGGTGCCATACAGGATCCGTTGGCTGGTTGAGATGGTGTGAGGGAGTAGTACTGCATGCGATCGCGCTCGTCGACAATAGATGGTGGCGACATGTCGACAGTGCTGGTGGGGCGTTAACGCCATGAACCAGCTCCGACGTCGTCGACGATTCGCGCCTGTTGTTTGTTTGATCGTTGTCCTCGCGGGATGCGCGCCGGCCGAACCAGCGTATGACTACACGTTCGAAGCCGCGAATGCTGACGGCCTCTATAGCGACTCTCGGGGTCACTCTGCAGAGATCCGCCTCGATGGTGACTCTTTTGAAGCGATCGATCTGCCGACAGTGCTCTGCAGCGACGATGTCCCGCTATCCGTCCGTAGCGTCGACTGGGATGCGGTTTCATCCTTCTCCGGAACCTGGAAGACCTTCGACAGCCCTTCGTACTCGGGGTATTTGGCGCCATCCGCTGCAGACTGCCGTTTTCTCCCCATCTACTTCCAGCGCGACGCCGCTGGACAGCAGAGCTTCATCATCCTCCTGAGTGCTGATGAGGACTTCAAGGAAGAGAAAGTGATCCGCTTCGTTCGAACCCACAATCAAGGCTGAAGACGATCGGAGGAGGGGACTGTGGACGTGCAGACGGTGGCGAACTCGACAGGCACGACCAGGCGGGTGTTCCGTGATCCGTATGGTGCTCCGATCGGGTCGTCGGGGGTGTGGTCGAGTGGCACCGGGTATATGAACAAGCCCGTGACCGCGTCGACAGGTCAATGGACGGAGACCATGCCGTGATGCGCCGCAGGCGAGGGAGAGTGGCTCTCGTGCTGATCACGACAGTGCTGCTTGGCGGGTGCGCCTCGAGCGGGGGCGCTCCGGCAAGTGACATAACCGCTGAACAATTGAGGGGCGAGTGGCGTATTCCGAACCGGGGCGCCGAGGTAACACTTGAAATTCATAGCGATCAGACGTTCGAGATGCATAACTGGCCGTCGAACCTGGGATGCGCTGCGCCGACAGCCGAGTACGTCGACGAAGTCGCTTGGGGTGACGGTCGCAACTTCCACGGCGTGTGGCAACTGGGCCCGAAGGGCTACGAGTACGGTCTGAGTTTGTTCTCGGAGGGTGGTGAATGCCCAGGGGCGCTCTCATTCGAAGTGTGGCTGGTCGCAGGTAAGTTGGTCATCCAGGAATGGCTCGGTGCGGACCCGGATGACGATTCGGCGAGTCGCCTCGTTGAGCTTTCTCGCTAGCAGTTCGGAGAGGACGTCGCAGGCTTTTTGGGTGCATAAAACTCTATTATTAATCGTTGCGGGAAGGTAGCATGCGACTGAAAAGTGGCCTTCTGTTCGGTGCCGTTGTCTTTGTCGCTGCGGCCTTGCTTGTGGTGATAGGAGTAGCGATCGTCACAATGTTCGGGATTAGAACTGGCCCATCTTCGCAGTACTCCTACCCCATTGTGTGGGTAGCCGTACCCGAAACCGATCCCGAGTCCACTGTTGCTTCAGTGTTGCGGTTGGAGGATGACGGGACTGCGGTCTATAAAGGTATTAAGTTCGGTGACCCGGGCCCTGACGACCGCGCGTGCATCGACAGCGATGGCGAACGGTACTCGGGCAACGGGTCCTGGGAGCTGGACGAGGACGGCGCTCTTCGCATCCACGATGATGCCGGGACAGCAGTCTTCCTTCCTGACCAAGGTCGATTCACCGGACCCGACTGGTCGGAATTGCGCCAACCGTTCTGCGACGATACCTATGTTGATTTCAGCCCGACATCTGAGAGGACAGGGCAGTGAACTTGGGGGTGGGTGCGCTGTGTGTGACTAAACTCTGCCGAACGTGATCTTCGGTGTCATTGCGATATGTGCGGGACTAGTGATCGTGCGGTTCCGGACAAAGCTCAACGAGATGGTCTTTGAGTCACAGCGGAGAATGTTCGGTAGAAGAGCTGCGCGTATATCGGCAGGTCGGCAGACTCCCTTCATGATGGGGATCGTGGGGGCCATCGCGATCGGGATCGGGGTCGTGGCTCTGTCGGCTGCTGTCGCCAGGGTCCTTCTGATGGGCGGCCCGTAGTCACTGTGGTGCCACCGCGTCATCGAGCGATCGGGCTGCAGCCTGCGTGAGCGAGGTGGTGGTAAGTGGCTTCTCGAAGGCAAGACACCCTTGACGCGCCACTTGTATTTTGCAAGTATCACGGCATGAGCCTCTTCATCACCTGCCCCGTCGCCGACGTCGACCGGGCCACCGCCTTCTACACGGCACTCGGATTCACCCTCAACGCCGAGATGTCCGATCACAACGTGTCGTGCTTCGCGATCGCGCCCGAGCAGTACGTCATGCTCGGCAGTCGCGAGATGTACGCGAGCGTCGGTGGCACCGAGGATCTGATCGGCGGACCCGACACTCCCTCGAAGGTCACGGTCTCGTTCGACCTCGACAGTCGGGAGGCGGTCGATGCGATCGTCGAGCGTGCCGCCGCCGCCGGCGGGCGGGTCGGCGACACCGACGACTACCCGTTCATGTACCAGCGCCAGTTCGACGACCCCGACGGGTACCACTATTCGCCGTTCTGGATGAAGCCGGACGCCGATTCGCACGCGTGAGCGACCTCGCCGCAGCCCTCGACGTCGTCGGGGCCCGATGGGCGCTGCTCATCGTCGAACGACTTCTCGACGGGCCGCAGAGGTACGGAGATCTGCAGCGTGAGCTCGGGGTGCCGACGAACATGCTCGCCACCCGGCTGCGAGAGCTCGAGGCGGCCGGGGTGCTGACCCGACTGCCCCTGCGGCACAACACGCGCGCGTACGCGCTCACCGATCGAGGCATCGCGCTGCGTGAGGCCATCGATGCGCTCGGCCGCTGGGGCCAGGAGAAGTAGATCCCCGCGAGCAGCAACGCGAGCGCATACTGTCAGCAACGCCGCCCTCTCGTGCAGCGCCTCTCGTGCAAAGGAGCACTTCGATGACCGGACGCATCCTGATCGACCTCTTCAGCACCCTCGACGGTGTCGCGCAGGGGCCCGGAGGCACCGACGAAGACCCGTCCGGAGGATTCGCATTCAGCGGCTGGCAGGCCGGGTACCCGTCGTCGAGCATGGGAGACACCGTCTCGAAGGGGATGCAGGGGCTCGATGCGCTGCTGCTCGGGCGCCGGACGTACGACATCTTCGCCGCGTACTGGCCTCACCACACAGCCGGCCCGTCCGGCGAGATCGGCCGGCTCTTCGACCGCGTGCCGAAGTACGTGGCGACACGGAACGATGACCTCGCGCTCGATTGGCAGAACAGCCACCGCGTAGGCAGCGACCTCGCCGCCGAGATCGCCGATCTACGGGCCAGGCACCGAGAGGTGCATGTGATCGGCAGCGTCGACCTGGTCCACTCGCTGCTGGCCGAGGGGCTGTTCGACGAGCTCACCCTGTGGGTGTATCCGATTCTGCTCGGCGCCGGCAAGAAGGTGTTCGACGACGGTGCGCTGCCGTCGGTGCTGCAGCTGATCGAGCCGCCGGTCGCAGACAGCGACGGCGTGATGCTGCTGCGCTACGGACGCACCGATCGGGTGCCGGCGGTCGGGACGTTCGAGGACTGATCCCGCACAGCTCGGGCGGGAAAATCCCGGGTGGTCTGAAGTGGCGACCTTCGGCTACTGTCCGGGCAGGCGGGACGCAGTACGATCCTGGAAGTGCGGTCGGCGATTCGGGGGTGGCGTGATGATGTTCACGTTTGCGCTTGGCATTCTTCCTCTGTCACTAGGAGTAGCGCTGATCCTCGCACGACGCAGGATTCCACGCATTATGCACTGTGAGATGAACTCGATGATGGTGGTGTTGTTTCCGCTCATCTGCGTGACCGTCATCGTGGCGGGTGTTTTCGTCGTCAGGTATCGAGAAAGGTTGTGGCTCGATGCGCGCGATCGCCAGCGGAAGATCTTCGGTCGACACGCGGCCGGGGCGTTCGAACGACTTCAGAGATCGTTCTGGATCGGCTTCGTCGGTGTGGTTGCGATTGTCGCTGGTGTTGGTCTGCTTGTGCGCTACGTGACCGTGGTGCTGTCCTGAACCTCCGCTTGCCGGAGCTATCGTGCAGCGCGCGCAGAGTTTCGAAGGACTATACGACGATGGTGGCGCATGTGAAGCGAGTGAAGCGAGTGAAGCGAGTGAAGTCAACCAGATGGCCCCTGTTCGCGGCCATAGTCACGACGGCCATTATTGTGGGCATTACGCGTCACTTCGTGATCGAGCTGCAATCGGAATCCATCCAACCTTCGGCGCAAGTAGTCCGCAGTGGTCTCGCTTCAGTTCTCATTTTCATCGTCGGGGGCGTGCCCGCCGCTTTGGTGAGCGAGGCGATTATGCTGCGCACGAAGCCGAACGGCCAGAAATCACTACTCGAATGTTTGCTTTATGCAGTCGCCGGCAACCTTGTTTCGTTTCTGTGCGGGAGCCTTCTGTTGTACTTTCTGATTTGGGACCTCGCCGGACGTATGTTGGTGCTGGGAGCGCTCGCGACCCTCGGCACCATCGCTGTATCGATAGCCCTTTGGTCGGGACAGGCGGGAGAGGCGGGACAGATTAGTGATGCCGATTGACACGATTCTTCCCAATCTGATCGTCGGGGTTAGCGTATTTCTTTCAGGAATGGCGACCGTGTGGAAGCGCAAACCGCTCAACGAGCTCATGTACAGATCGCAGAAGAGGATGTTCGGGGAAAAAGCGGCGAGTGTGTCGGCGGGCCGGCAGACCCCTTTCATGATGGGCGTCGTGGGTGTTCTCATTGCCGGTCTCGGAGTCGCAATGTTCGCGTTCGGTATTGTTGGGATTATGCAGATGGTCGGGGCGTGAGCTGTTTTGCTGATTTCAGGGATCATCTGTGGAGTACTCGGCATCCTCATGGCTGTCTTTCACAAGCGCTACTGGCGGTTCTTGAGGCGAGCGAGTTATCGCCTCTTCAGCGAGGCGCTCGCAGAAGCGTTGCTGAACCCCGGCGAAAGCCCGAAGATGATTATGTTCGTCGGAATAGGCGTCGCACTGATGGGGCTGATTCAGATCGCCTTCGGGTTGGATCTGTTCTGACGGGGTGCGTCACCGTGATAAAAGGGCAGTGCGCATGCTCTTGACGGCGTTGCGAGTCAGGGCCCTCGGTGCGTCAGCCGATCGCGAGGATCCGCTCGATCACCCTGGCGACGCCGTCATCGTCGTTCGAGGCGGTCGTCTCATCGGCGGCATCCTGCACGATGTCGTCGGCATCGGCCATCGCCACTCCGTGACCTGCCCACCGCAGCATCTCGACGTCGTTGAGGGCGTCGCCGAACGCGATGACATCGCCGCGGTCGATGCCGAGATGCATGCAGAGGCGGGCGAGCCCGCTGGCCTTGGTGACGCCCTCGGCCATGACCTCGAGGAACGGCGCACCCGAGAGTGTCGCTTCGAAACCGTCGAGGTCGAGTGCACGCAGCGCGTCGTAGAGCACCGGTGGCGCGAGCTCCGGATGCCGGATCACGAA
The sequence above is a segment of the Microbacterium sp. Root553 genome. Coding sequences within it:
- a CDS encoding ABC transporter ATP-binding protein, coding for MTTGNLLLTGITKSYGSRRVLDDISFGVTPGRLTGFVGGNGAGKTTTMRIVLGLLNSDGGTVELDGRKLTSADRRHFGYMPEERGLYPKMKVLEQIVYLARLHGFSKPDATTRATALLTELGLEERLGDTIESLSLGNQQRAQIAAALVHDPEVLILDEPFSGLDPLAVDVVASVLQSSAAKGASILFSSHQLDVVERLCDDLVILAGGTIRASGSRDALRAEHAGSRYELVSAGDAGWLRGEPGVTVVDFEGGYALFDADGPDTAQRVLRTAVERGDVASFAPKHPSLAQIFKEVIQ
- a CDS encoding benzoate/H(+) symporter BenE family transporter, producing the protein MQTAAPLSRPIMAGVVTALVGFTSSFAVVLTGLGAVGASPAQAASGLLAVSLTMGLACVVLAWRYRMPITVAWSTPGAALLAATGVVDGGWSAAVGAFLVTAALILLTALWPALGALIARIPPSIAQAMLAGVLLPLCLAPITGLVANPWGVVPVVVTWLIVARLAPRWAVPLAFVAAAVVVAVSLIRAGAPVDAGLLIPRLELTAPTVTLGALIGVALPLFIVTMASQNVPGIAIMRSFDYEVPWRPAMLVTGIGTALGATAGGHAINLAAISAALAASPDADPDPKRRWVAGVSTGISYLVLGGFSAAFAALVLLAPEAVIPAVAGLALFAAFGSSVQQAIDDPGERIPAVVTFLVAASGISLLSVSAAFWALVAGLVVRTALHAGRRRSRDGG
- a CDS encoding response regulator, which produces MTTSTPPIRVLLVDDHAMLRAGFRTILGTQPDITVVGEAATGAEAVAQASALRPDVITMDVQMPDMDGIEATRQIVADREVSAAIAIITTFDRDDYLYQALDAGASGFLLKNAGAEDLIAAVRALAAGDGMLAPEVTRRVLARFTTAAAPARPASPARTAAPAPVPLVEPLTERESEVLVLLADARSNAEIASALFIGEATVKTHVSRILQKLGARDRVQAVVLAHRLGLA
- a CDS encoding sensor histidine kinase, which gives rise to MPAAPFTRIPSIREQRGDLVLAAVMFVGAVLSAALSTVADMYGDTRAEPWTALVYAVAVTAPLAVRRRWPGPVAVTVCVAYFLAISFQVPEIYVGNIAMFVSLYTVGAWMNNRRAAMIVRVSIIVGMFVWLLITMYRQAIEEADKAEVAAGLLSPYLAFMLIQLLLNVLYFGGAYYFGERSWHAAQERQALEHRTAELEREREVTAAQAVALDRVRIARELHDVVAHHVSVMGVQAGAARLVIDQDPEKSKSILTGIEGSARDAIHELRHLLETLRSPGSETPDAASTVTLDDIRSLVEASTEAGLPTDYAVIGEPVPVPSVVAVNLYRITQESLTNARRHAGAGAIADVRVRYDDEGVEVEVVNTGRAMAVLRPGLGQLGMRERAAASGGTLEVTPRPSGGMRVRARVPLTETSTAS
- a CDS encoding RHS repeat-associated core domain-containing protein; this translates as MSTVTGPAGVGPGSYTYDAAGNMTGRPGQTITFNDVGKVSKVVAGAVTQNTVYNVDGSILLRTNTSEGATLFVGDTVLSQASGSAVVAGVRTYSGAEGKPIAEKSAKSGTTGTTLTWLFSNLEGTVDVRTVATAAGTTTRTFRDPYGAPIGSSGVWSSGTGYMNKPVTASTGLTTVGARTYDPVLGKFLSVDPVIDTNLPQQNTGYTYSGNNPTTYMDPTGLRLDQGCGWGVNCTRGGQKKVDKPNPWTGAGPFSDKKTHTTTKPHGSTKPPSLISTLNSKPPAKSWVPKSQPSWGPLVSFVPEYQMPRPENDIGVSACFGFCGGLSYGSKSGWSWSAGLGLKAELTVSTGVTVQESSPLFVVGECSATAAVGATAHLGVGIADQQVGSGGLRLAGSSGGGIKYGFGGGCGIMIMGNF
- a CDS encoding VOC family protein produces the protein MSLFITCPVADVDRATAFYTALGFTLNAEMSDHNVSCFAIAPEQYVMLGSREMYASVGGTEDLIGGPDTPSKVTVSFDLDSREAVDAIVERAAAAGGRVGDTDDYPFMYQRQFDDPDGYHYSPFWMKPDADSHA
- a CDS encoding winged helix-turn-helix transcriptional regulator, with translation MSDLAAALDVVGARWALLIVERLLDGPQRYGDLQRELGVPTNMLATRLRELEAAGVLTRLPLRHNTRAYALTDRGIALREAIDALGRWGQEK
- a CDS encoding dihydrofolate reductase family protein → MTGRILIDLFSTLDGVAQGPGGTDEDPSGGFAFSGWQAGYPSSSMGDTVSKGMQGLDALLLGRRTYDIFAAYWPHHTAGPSGEIGRLFDRVPKYVATRNDDLALDWQNSHRVGSDLAAEIADLRARHREVHVIGSVDLVHSLLAEGLFDELTLWVYPILLGAGKKVFDDGALPSVLQLIEPPVADSDGVMLLRYGRTDRVPAVGTFED